A genomic window from Methanobrevibacter sp. TLL-48-HuF1 includes:
- a CDS encoding class I SAM-dependent methyltransferase, producing MSDKVNTGNNVEDKKLIKNARKPEGKLGHEILDRMNKSHETMARWGVSHFNINEADKILDIGCGGGRNLERFAKQICDDGCVVGIDYSEVSVEKSSDLNKQAINEGKVKVLQGSVSEMPFEDESFDIVTGFETIYFWPDFINDLKEVNRILKKDGLVFFCNEAVYREGEMDKYEDLIELLDMKIYSEDVLESALKKAGFKDFQAFINDENDWICVTARKA from the coding sequence ATGTCTGATAAAGTAAATACCGGCAATAATGTGGAAGATAAAAAACTTATTAAAAATGCAAGAAAACCTGAAGGAAAATTAGGTCATGAAATACTTGACAGAATGAACAAATCTCATGAAACAATGGCAAGATGGGGTGTCAGTCATTTTAACATTAATGAAGCAGATAAAATCTTAGATATTGGATGTGGTGGTGGAAGAAACCTTGAACGCTTCGCCAAACAGATATGTGATGATGGCTGTGTTGTAGGAATTGATTATTCTGAAGTAAGTGTTGAAAAATCTTCTGATTTAAATAAACAGGCTATAAATGAAGGTAAAGTTAAAGTCTTACAGGGTTCAGTATCTGAAATGCCGTTTGAAGATGAAAGCTTTGATATTGTAACAGGATTTGAAACAATTTATTTCTGGCCGGATTTTATAAATGACTTAAAAGAAGTAAATAGGATTCTTAAAAAAGATGGATTAGTCTTTTTCTGTAATGAAGCAGTTTACAGGGAAGGTGAAATGGATAAATATGAAGATTTAATAGAATTATTGGATATGAAGATTTATTCTGAAGATGTTTTAGAATCAGCTCTTAAAAAAGCAGGTTTTAAAGATTTTCAGGCATTTATCAATGATGAAAATGACTGGATTTGTGTAACTGCAAGAAAAGCTTAA
- the tgtA gene encoding tRNA guanosine(15) transglycosylase TgtA has protein sequence MFEIKAKDNRGRVGVLKTNSGDVKTPNLMPVIHPRKQTIDVKKYGADIVITNAYLIYKDEDLKKKAAEIGLHKLINFDGPIMTDSGSFQLSVYGDVDITNKEVIEFQELIKTDIGTSLDIPTAPFVTREKAEADLEVTLERAKEAVDYRNSQNMEMKLNSVVQGSTFPDLRRKCADELTKLDADLYPIGAVVPLMESYHYKELVDVVMNSVAHLPDSKPRHLMGAGHPMIFALAVAMGCDLFDSAAYILYAEDDRLLSVRGTYKLENLQEMPCSCEVCCNYTPDDLRAMPKEKRRDLIAQHNLNVSFAELRLIRQAIYEGSLMELVEERCRAHPNLLEALRQLGNYSDDLEKYDPRSKKSAFFYTGSESLYRSEVLRHIQKLRAMPRKRDLVILPPSRKPYSKYVSGKLGKFYIYGSEQELDLDNTDFMVLDIPFGLIPLEIDEIYPLSQNESPRTWDVSSLEFIEDFISEFVEYYDQVLIHSNVIKKLDIGLYNVHSQSDEIRYKKDDLKKVKAIADYQFGVGAGDALFRGNINIEKSKKTGKIRHIYDGKTLIVNMRASDSFLILSKEGAKRLHAATKYPKNRVVVNKDSEPFSLEGKSVFAKFVIECDDDIRAKDEVLIVNEEDKLLAYGKALLGACEIMDFQTGQAIKTRKGMKK, from the coding sequence ATGTTTGAGATTAAAGCTAAAGATAATAGAGGCAGAGTTGGTGTTTTGAAAACTAACTCTGGTGATGTAAAAACCCCTAATTTAATGCCAGTTATCCATCCTCGTAAACAAACTATTGATGTTAAAAAATATGGGGCAGATATAGTTATTACCAATGCTTATTTAATTTACAAAGATGAGGATTTAAAAAAGAAAGCTGCAGAAATAGGGCTTCATAAGTTAATTAATTTTGACGGTCCGATTATGACGGATTCAGGTTCGTTCCAACTGTCTGTTTACGGGGATGTTGATATTACAAATAAAGAGGTTATTGAGTTTCAGGAATTGATTAAAACAGACATTGGAACTAGTTTGGATATTCCAACAGCACCTTTTGTAACTCGTGAAAAGGCTGAAGCAGATTTGGAAGTTACTTTGGAAAGGGCTAAGGAAGCTGTTGATTACAGAAATTCCCAAAATATGGAAATGAAATTGAATTCTGTAGTTCAGGGTTCAACTTTCCCTGATTTGAGAAGAAAATGTGCAGATGAACTGACTAAATTAGATGCGGATTTGTATCCTATAGGTGCAGTAGTTCCGTTAATGGAATCATATCATTATAAGGAGCTTGTTGATGTTGTAATGAACAGTGTAGCACATCTTCCGGACAGTAAGCCCCGTCACTTGATGGGTGCAGGCCATCCGATGATTTTTGCCTTGGCTGTAGCTATGGGCTGTGATTTATTTGATTCAGCAGCTTATATTTTATATGCTGAAGATGACCGTTTATTATCTGTAAGAGGAACTTACAAACTTGAAAACCTACAGGAAATGCCATGTTCCTGTGAAGTTTGCTGTAACTACACTCCAGATGACTTAAGAGCTATGCCTAAAGAAAAAAGAAGGGATTTAATAGCTCAACATAATTTAAATGTTTCATTTGCCGAGTTAAGATTAATTAGACAGGCAATTTATGAAGGTTCATTAATGGAACTTGTTGAAGAACGCTGCAGAGCACATCCTAATCTGCTGGAAGCTCTTCGCCAGTTAGGTAATTATAGTGATGATTTGGAAAAATATGATCCGAGAAGTAAAAAATCAGCATTTTTCTATACAGGTTCAGAATCATTATACAGAAGTGAAGTTTTAAGACATATTCAAAAGCTAAGGGCGATGCCCAGAAAACGTGATTTGGTAATATTGCCTCCTTCACGTAAACCTTACAGCAAATATGTTTCCGGTAAACTTGGAAAATTCTATATTTATGGAAGTGAACAGGAATTGGATTTGGATAATACTGATTTTATGGTATTGGATATTCCCTTTGGCCTTATTCCGCTTGAAATTGATGAAATATATCCCTTAAGTCAAAATGAATCTCCAAGAACCTGGGATGTAAGCAGCCTGGAATTTATTGAAGATTTCATTTCAGAATTTGTAGAATACTATGATCAGGTATTGATTCATTCTAATGTTATTAAAAAATTAGATATTGGACTATATAATGTTCATTCACAGTCTGATGAAATCAGATATAAAAAAGATGACCTTAAAAAGGTTAAGGCAATAGCTGACTATCAGTTTGGTGTTGGAGCAGGGGATGCTTTATTTAGGGGAAATATAAACATTGAAAAAAGTAAAAAAACAGGTAAGATAAGACATATTTATGATGGAAAAACATTAATTGTAAATATGAGAGCTTCTGACAGCTTTTTAATCCTTTCAAAAGAAGGGGCAAAAAGACTCCATGCAGCTACAAAATATCCTAAAAACAGAGTTGTAGTTAATAAGGACTCAGAACCATTTTCACTTGAAGGAAAAAGTGTCTTTGCCAAATTTGTTATTGAGTGTGATGATGATATAAGAGCTAAAGATGAAGTTCTAATTGTAAATGAAGAGGATAAATTACTTGCTTATGGTAAAGCATTACTTGGAGCCTGTGAAATTATGGATTTCCAAACAGGACAAGCTATTAAAACACGTAAAGGAATGAAAAAATAA
- a CDS encoding flippase, whose translation MNKVRTIFANMSWLMASQIITSVCAFIWTILTARYLGVSDYGILGTATSFSVIIIVVADLGVTTYITRSISVDYDVEAEYLGNALSLKLILSVIYLALVIFISYLLGWNNFTILITFLFAIESLIKSFYNLLFASFQAHEQMKYQAITNTLLNVLTLVFIVIICFTNFGLLGITFAYIIANLIGLIYCIAALTKHIIVPKLLFDLKFFKKLIIAGIPFALTTLFYTLYYSIDMVMITQFSTTYATGLYNSTYKLINVLTLFYTIYSAVIFPVMSKLFKQGQDMLRLSFVKSIKYLSMITIPIAVATFFYAGDVIYLCYGNQYADADSVLKILVWTVCFLFINGACSMILNASHKETSVTKIYSLAAVFNAGLNLFLIPYFSAHGAAFATVLTDVLILILEMYMVGKINQLPDRHLIFDLIKIIIASAVMGGVFYLVHMSLWLAIPVGVIVYLVVITLIKFFDKEDKLIIKQILGKA comes from the coding sequence ATGAATAAAGTCCGAACAATTTTTGCAAATATGAGCTGGTTAATGGCTTCTCAAATCATTACCAGTGTTTGTGCTTTTATTTGGACCATTTTAACTGCACGTTACTTAGGAGTATCTGATTATGGTATTTTAGGAACAGCAACTTCTTTTTCTGTTATTATAATTGTTGTTGCTGATTTAGGAGTTACTACATATATTACAAGATCAATTTCCGTTGATTATGATGTAGAAGCAGAGTATTTGGGAAATGCTTTGTCTCTTAAATTAATATTATCTGTAATTTATTTGGCATTAGTTATTTTTATTTCATATTTGTTGGGATGGAATAATTTTACTATTTTAATAACTTTTTTATTTGCAATTGAAAGTTTAATTAAATCCTTTTATAATTTGCTTTTTGCTTCATTCCAAGCTCACGAACAAATGAAGTATCAGGCAATTACCAATACATTGCTTAATGTTTTAACTTTAGTATTTATTGTAATAATTTGCTTCACTAATTTTGGTTTACTTGGAATTACATTTGCATATATTATAGCTAATTTAATTGGTTTAATTTATTGTATTGCTGCCTTAACAAAGCACATTATAGTTCCAAAATTATTATTTGATTTGAAATTTTTTAAGAAATTAATAATTGCCGGAATTCCTTTTGCTTTAACTACACTGTTTTATACATTATATTATTCAATTGACATGGTTATGATTACTCAATTTTCAACTACCTATGCAACAGGACTTTATAATTCCACCTACAAGCTAATTAATGTTTTGACATTGTTTTATACAATTTATTCAGCAGTTATCTTTCCGGTTATGAGTAAGCTATTTAAACAAGGACAAGACATGCTGCGTCTTAGTTTTGTTAAATCCATTAAGTATTTATCTATGATTACTATTCCAATAGCTGTAGCTACCTTTTTTTATGCAGGGGATGTGATTTATCTTTGTTATGGTAATCAGTATGCTGATGCAGACAGTGTTTTAAAAATACTGGTGTGGACTGTCTGTTTCCTGTTTATTAATGGTGCATGTTCTATGATTTTAAATGCATCTCATAAAGAAACTTCCGTTACAAAGATTTATTCTTTAGCTGCAGTTTTTAATGCTGGTTTAAATTTATTTTTAATACCTTATTTCTCAGCACATGGGGCTGCATTTGCAACAGTATTAACTGATGTTTTAATTTTAATTTTAGAAATGTATATGGTTGGTAAAATAAATCAGCTTCCTGACAGACATCTGATTTTTGATTTAATTAAAATAATCATTGCATCTGCTGTAATGGGCGGAGTATTTTACTTGGTTCACATGTCATTATGGTTAGCTATTCCAGTTGGTGTTATTGTTTACTTGGTAGTTATTACTCTTATAAAATTCTTTGATAAAGAGGATAAGCTCATAATTAAACAAATTTTAGGTAAAGCTTAA